A part of Saccopteryx bilineata isolate mSacBil1 chromosome 12, mSacBil1_pri_phased_curated, whole genome shotgun sequence genomic DNA contains:
- the LOC136316085 gene encoding uncharacterized protein yields the protein MIATITTTIIVIIITVITNIIVVIITPVTTTIIISIIITVITNIIVVIITPVTTTIIISIITTVITNITVVIITPVTTTIIISIIITVITNITVVIITPVTTTIIISIIITVITNITVVIITPVTTTIIISIIITVITNIIVVIITPVTTTIIISIIITVITNIIVVIITPVTTTIIISIITTVITNITVVIITPVTTTIIISIIITNIIVVIITPVTTTIIITVITNIISSSPVTTTTTIIITVITNITVVIITPVTTTIISIIITVITNITVVIITPVTTSIIISIITTVITNIIVVITPVTTTIIISIIITFITNIIVVIITPVTTTTTTTSSQSSPTSL from the exons ATGAtagccaccatcaccaccaccatcatagTCATCATCATCACAGTCATCACCAACATCATTGTAGTCATTATCACCcctgtcaccaccaccatcatcatctccaTCATCATCACAGTCATCACCAACATCATTGTAGTCATCATCACCcctgtcaccaccaccatcatcatctccaTCATCACCACAGTCATCACCAACATCACTGTAGTCATCATCACCcctgtcaccaccaccatcatcatctccaTCATCATCACAGTCATCACCAACATCACTGTAGTCATCATCACCcctgtcaccaccaccatcatcatctccaTCATCATCACAGTCATCACCAACATCACTGTAGTCATCATCACCcctgtcaccaccaccatcatcatctccaTCATCATCACAGTCATCACCAACATCATTGTAGTCATCATCACCcctgtcaccaccaccatcatcatctccaTCATCATCACAGTCATCACCAACATCATTGTAGTCATCATCACCcctgtcaccaccaccatcatcatctccaTCATCACCACAGTCATCACCAACATCACTGTAGTCATCATCACCcctgtcaccaccaccatcatcatctccaTCATCATCACCAACATCATTGTAGTCATCATCACCcctgtcaccaccaccatcatcatcacagtCATCACCAACATCATT TCATCATCAcccgtcaccaccaccaccaccatcatcatcacagtCATCACCAACATCACTGTAGTCATCATCACCcctgtcaccaccaccatcatctccatcaTCATCACAGTCATCACCAACATCACTGTAGTCATCATCACCCCTGTCACCACCTCCATCATCATCTCCATCATCACCACAGTCATCACTAACATCATTGTAGTCATCACCcctgtcaccaccaccatcatcatctccaTCATCATCACATTCATCACCAACATCATTGTAGTCATCATCACccctgtcaccaccaccaccaccaccacatcatCACAGTCATCACCAACATCACTGTAG